From Carassius auratus strain Wakin chromosome 33, ASM336829v1, whole genome shotgun sequence, the proteins below share one genomic window:
- the LOC113052752 gene encoding transmembrane protein 230: protein MPARNTLNSEVRYSKLARDDDGYIDLQFKKSPPKVPYKAIALATVLFLIGSVLIIVGSLLLAGYFEVNDHHDRSIPVLIIGILVFLPGFYHLRIACYAFKGYRGYSYDDIPDFDD from the exons ATGCCAGCTAGAAACACTTTAAACAGTGAGGTCAGATACTCCAAACTAGCCAGGGATGATGATGGATATATTGATCTCCAG TTTAAGAAAAGTCCTCCCAAAGTCCCTTATAAAGCGATCGCCCTGGCAACAGTTCTCTTCCTCATCGGCTCCGTTCTGATCATCGTCGGATCCCTCCTGTTAGCAGGATACTTTGAAGTTAATGAt CACCATGATCGCAGCATCCCAGTCCTGATTATTGGAATCCTAGTCTTTCTTCCGGGGTTTTACCACCTGCGTATCGCCTGTTACGCCTTCAAGGGTTACCGCGGTTATTCCTATGATGACATCCCTGATTTTGATGACTGA